In Fibrobacter sp. UWB5, a single window of DNA contains:
- a CDS encoding fibro-slime domain-containing protein has protein sequence MNKFKMAALAAALGTGVASAEKTVVFFTPWSNTNAVLFMNGDSVATMTALDNYCGWFKATVDAPEKNFNVYFKQTVGLNYVGAEGMVTEEPMTAGEISLDSVAALSDTIWVQGYKTDVPAQFSSYPGVLGDCPLKKIPVTVYDWLHGTKGDGNGSGKNGDPANGVSADFGSGGCSGKDKAVTGMVEYNLGENGVPVRADPFPEKCKITEHLDSWFLPEVIAKDDEGNEYTNMTCRDLYVSMDDEGFWLAEVSKDQISKGNEANSDGMFLLDDFEFLDEAKTVPNPYYDQLKGTKIGKHNFGYAAKIQATFEYVPGQYFDFYGDDDVWVFIDHRLAVDIGGQHGQVAGAVDLDTIGQNTGDKLVPGKIYDFHIFYVERHTGSSNFRMRTSIDLQVDASIFLSSDNRDGGTTYEVWQINKKNKLSCNFDANSTELDTTGGVSTFKLTGGNLAGPEILGIGTHYEGIKITSDSTFSIDSAAIVSSFALVPGHYFLEITLKADPSQMVKVEITVPSYSVPSVAFAKEDWTILGKEVSGDTAQIGPWAYATYQVNITFFEEWAKVNNYNRKINLSFSNPDIDILDTVGGKKINVVTLDENGRATFYVHANSPVSGVNLTAKGAAAGVSLWSNLKFAEPPAPRVERAIVVDRNGDGRADSLYVHFERSIMGNSRLDSIQFTFGESFLPTSKFKLINETDIAITAEDMTGEGCSKSVCGFGSRQFTGDASGVYTGTLNNWFTYENEGEVSNFYIENEPVSDGIGPIILAASKTESKDGSRILNITFSEAITDESRAAFAEMFEFTCIRSGSNQVPEKPVLQSGLGAQMMLVYAVSEMDAVLPNAGDMIRFAPRGSARDLVGNAPHAENPWVVITGNQDLGVENPGVVALGEDPYDIIKNNSVTQPKLITGTTQTAQQIADSLGVQGSLLDFDIAKIMVEQTKNAVDALEIFIKSRIGSETDYDTTITSISEQEALAQLFNDIRVNLLDTSYGFSEQTINGILDGSITEENYKNFVGEQELGVIATMIEANIDASRDTTITIGGVTTVTQGDMFELIRSGKLDAELAEAGVSEKLVEAIKRGDVTEYNLEEYRSGEKTVVADNAVELYYRTHYFSQFGQYVGGTSGSIKCSDKEVYGDEGCLKNKGKVFLAWNMRSKNGRLVGTGVYIARLEVKIVVDGKNTVHRTHDYLWGVRRGKSGF, from the coding sequence CACCCGAAAAGAACTTCAACGTTTACTTTAAGCAGACCGTTGGCCTGAATTACGTGGGCGCCGAAGGCATGGTGACCGAAGAACCCATGACCGCGGGCGAAATTTCGCTCGATTCCGTGGCCGCGCTTTCGGACACCATTTGGGTGCAGGGTTACAAGACCGACGTTCCGGCGCAGTTTTCGAGCTACCCTGGCGTACTTGGCGATTGTCCGCTCAAGAAAATTCCCGTGACCGTTTACGACTGGCTGCACGGTACCAAAGGCGACGGCAACGGCAGCGGCAAAAATGGTGACCCCGCAAACGGAGTCAGTGCCGACTTTGGTTCGGGCGGATGTTCCGGCAAAGACAAGGCTGTCACAGGCATGGTCGAATACAATCTCGGCGAAAACGGAGTCCCCGTGCGCGCAGACCCGTTCCCCGAAAAATGCAAGATTACGGAACATCTCGACAGTTGGTTTTTGCCCGAAGTCATTGCCAAAGACGACGAAGGCAACGAATACACCAACATGACTTGCCGCGACCTTTATGTGTCCATGGACGACGAAGGATTCTGGCTTGCTGAAGTTTCCAAAGACCAGATTTCTAAAGGCAACGAGGCTAATTCAGATGGCATGTTCCTGCTGGACGATTTTGAATTTCTCGACGAAGCGAAGACGGTTCCGAACCCTTATTACGACCAACTGAAGGGAACAAAAATCGGAAAGCATAACTTCGGCTATGCCGCAAAAATCCAGGCGACGTTTGAATACGTTCCGGGGCAGTATTTTGATTTTTACGGTGACGACGATGTGTGGGTGTTTATCGACCACCGCCTGGCGGTAGACATTGGCGGGCAGCACGGTCAGGTAGCGGGCGCTGTGGATCTCGATACCATCGGGCAGAATACGGGTGACAAACTTGTTCCCGGCAAAATCTACGACTTCCATATTTTCTATGTGGAACGCCATACGGGCTCTTCGAATTTCCGCATGCGTACCTCGATCGATTTGCAGGTCGATGCGTCAATCTTCTTGTCGTCGGACAATCGTGACGGCGGCACCACTTACGAAGTCTGGCAGATCAACAAGAAAAACAAACTTTCTTGCAACTTTGATGCAAATTCTACCGAGCTCGATACGACCGGTGGCGTGTCTACCTTCAAGCTTACGGGCGGAAATCTCGCAGGGCCAGAAATTCTGGGCATTGGCACCCATTACGAAGGTATCAAGATTACGAGCGATTCTACGTTCTCCATTGACTCTGCGGCGATTGTTTCTAGCTTTGCGCTTGTCCCCGGCCATTACTTTTTAGAGATCACGCTCAAGGCGGACCCGAGTCAAATGGTGAAGGTCGAAATTACGGTGCCCTCGTACTCTGTGCCGAGTGTCGCGTTTGCAAAAGAAGACTGGACGATTCTCGGTAAAGAGGTTTCGGGCGACACCGCCCAAATTGGCCCCTGGGCGTATGCGACTTACCAGGTGAACATTACCTTCTTTGAAGAATGGGCGAAGGTCAACAATTACAACCGCAAGATCAACCTTTCTTTCTCGAACCCGGATATCGATATTTTAGATACGGTGGGCGGCAAGAAAATCAATGTCGTGACTCTCGATGAAAACGGTCGCGCCACGTTCTACGTACATGCGAATTCCCCTGTGTCGGGCGTGAACCTTACGGCCAAGGGCGCTGCAGCGGGTGTTTCGTTGTGGAGTAACTTGAAATTTGCCGAACCGCCTGCACCCCGTGTAGAACGCGCCATTGTGGTAGATAGAAACGGTGACGGTCGTGCGGATAGTTTGTATGTGCATTTCGAGCGCTCTATCATGGGCAATAGCCGACTTGATTCAATCCAGTTTACTTTTGGCGAATCGTTCTTGCCGACATCGAAATTCAAGTTGATAAACGAAACCGATATCGCGATTACGGCCGAAGACATGACCGGCGAAGGTTGCAGCAAGAGCGTTTGCGGCTTTGGCAGCAGGCAATTTACGGGCGATGCGTCCGGTGTTTACACAGGGACTTTGAACAATTGGTTCACCTACGAAAACGAAGGCGAAGTAAGCAACTTCTACATCGAAAATGAACCGGTAAGCGATGGCATTGGCCCCATTATTCTTGCGGCTTCGAAAACCGAAAGCAAAGACGGAAGCAGAATCTTGAACATTACCTTTAGCGAAGCGATTACAGATGAATCGAGGGCGGCCTTTGCCGAGATGTTTGAATTCACCTGCATACGTTCGGGCTCGAATCAGGTACCCGAAAAGCCTGTATTGCAGAGCGGTTTGGGCGCGCAAATGATGCTGGTTTATGCCGTAAGCGAAATGGATGCGGTACTCCCGAATGCCGGGGACATGATCCGCTTTGCACCTCGCGGCTCTGCTCGTGATTTGGTCGGCAATGCGCCACATGCCGAAAACCCGTGGGTCGTAATTACCGGAAACCAGGACCTCGGCGTAGAAAATCCGGGCGTTGTCGCTCTCGGCGAAGACCCTTATGACATCATCAAGAATAATTCCGTAACGCAGCCGAAACTCATAACGGGCACAACGCAGACTGCCCAGCAGATTGCGGATTCCCTGGGCGTGCAAGGGTCGCTTCTTGATTTCGATATCGCGAAAATCATGGTGGAGCAAACGAAAAATGCGGTCGATGCTCTTGAAATCTTTATCAAGTCGCGCATCGGGAGCGAAACCGATTACGACACGACTATTACGAGCATTAGCGAACAAGAAGCGCTTGCGCAATTGTTCAACGATATCCGCGTGAATCTGTTAGACACGTCGTACGGATTTAGCGAACAGACCATCAATGGAATCTTGGACGGCTCCATTACCGAAGAAAACTACAAGAACTTTGTGGGCGAACAGGAACTTGGCGTGATTGCGACCATGATCGAAGCCAATATCGATGCAAGCCGCGACACGACCATTACCATAGGCGGGGTTACGACAGTAACTCAGGGCGACATGTTCGAATTGATCCGTAGCGGAAAACTGGATGCCGAACTTGCCGAGGCGGGGGTGAGCGAAAAACTAGTCGAGGCAATCAAGCGGGGCGATGTGACCGAATACAACCTCGAAGAATACCGCAGCGGCGAAAAGACGGTTGTGGCCGACAATGCAGTGGAACTTTACTACCGCACGCATTATTTTAGCCAATTTGGCCAGTATGTGGGCGGAACGTCGGGTTCCATCAAGTGTTCTGACAAAGAAGTGTACGGCGACGAAGGCTGCCTCAAAAACAAGGGGAAAGTGTTCCTGGCCTGGAACATGCGCTCCAAAAACGGGCGTTTGGTGGGTACAGGCGTCTATATTGCGCGTCTCGAAGTCAAAATTGTGGTAGACGGCAAGAATACGGTGCACCGCACGCACGATTACCTATGGGGCGTACGCCGCGGAAAATCGGGATTTTAG